CAGAAAGCGATGGCGAACCTTGAAAAGCAGTTTCAACGTTTACCAGGATTAGAGAAATGGTTTGTTGAGATTGGAGCTAAACCTGGATCACTTTCGGATAACTTTTTTCTTGGATTACTCTTAATGAATGGATTAGCCTATAAGTCTTTGTGGGTAAAGGGCTGCGGCGTTTCTCCACTATAGGTTTCTGCAATGTGTCCATTACCAGTAACTTGATATTTGTAAGTCACCAAGCCTTCTAAACCCACAGGACCTCGTGGGGGCATTTTTTGGGTGCTAATCCCGACTTCTGCACCAAAGCCATAACGAAATCCATCGGAGAAACGAGTGGAACAATTGTGGAAGACGCCGGCTGCATCGACTTGGTTGAGGAAGGTTTGAGCGAGTTGAGCATTTTCCGTCAGGATCGCTTCGGTGTGTCGAGACCCATAAGTGTTGATATGTGCCATGGCAGCTTCAGCATTATCGACCACTTTCACGGCTAAAACTAAACCCCCGTATTCTGTTGACCAGTCTTCTACGGTTGCTGTCTCAATTTGCGGTAAAATTTCACGAGTCCGTTCATCACCCCGTAAGGTTACGCCTTTTTCTGTTATCGCTTTTTCTAGCTGCGGTAAAAAGTCCTTGGCAACGGCACGATGAACGAGTAAGGTTTCCAGAGCATTACAAGCAGCAGGGTATTGCGTTTTCGAGTCTACGGTAATGGTTACAGCTTGTTCGATATCAACGGCTTCATCAACATAGATGTGACAAATACCGTCCGCGTGACCTAATACCGGAATGCGGGTATTTTCTTGAATAAAGCGCACAAAGGAATTGGAACCTCTGGGAATAATTAGATCAACATAGTGATCTAAGGACAACAGTTCCTGGATTTCGCCCCGAGTCGTGAGGAGTTGTACTACTTCTGGGGGGACATCAGTTGTTGCTAACGCCTCATGGATGACTTTCGTTAAGGTTTGACAGGAGTTGAGGGCTTCTTTTCCCCCTTTCAAAATGACGCCATTGCCTGACTTAATCGCCAAGCTGGTAATTTGAATGAGGGCATCGGGACGGGCTTCAAAAATGACCCCTAATACACCCACTGGACAACTGATCCGTTTGAGAATTAAGTCAGTATCCAGTTCCCGATGAATTTGAGTAGCACCAATGGGATCCGGTAGGTTTGCCACATCTGTGACCCCCGCGATCGCGCTTTGTAATTTTGTCCGATCCAGTTTTAATCTGGCTTGCAGGGCTTCCGGAATGCCATCTTTTTTCGCTTGTTCACAGTCTGTAGCGTTCGCTGCGACAATTTCATCCTGGTGAGTGGTAAGGGCTTGCGCGATCGCGCTTAACGCCTGGTTCCGTTGTGCTGTGGATAAAACGGCGAGTTGTTGCGCTGCCTTTTGCGTTTGTTGAGCCAGATCTGATAAAGCATCCGGTGTCGTTTGTGAGGCTACCATTGAGACTAATTCGACTATACGATCAAGTGCGTTTATTGTATCGTAGATTTTGATAAGTTTTATACCATTTGCCCAGATCCCCTCTTTTGTCTAGGTTTCATGACCCTCGCAAAATCGAGTGAGAGGCCCTGTATTCTATCCCCGAAGATATAATCATTTTACTTCTCTAACGGGGGAGGTATGACGCCATCTTGAAAAGCGTGGCTCAATTAATGGTTGACACAGTTTCAGATGAGGAACAACCATGACCATTCAGGCTTACGCTGCAAAAGAAGCAGGTGCCCAATTACAGAAAGCGCCGCACGCGCCAAGCGTCTTTAAGACGTTGGACGGGGCGTATAAACGTCTGGGGAGACCCCAGACGCTACTCCCCTCATCTAAGGCGCGTTAACTGAGAGATTCGATATCTCGAAGTTAACCAACCTAAAAATTTCTGCTACAATCAACTTATTAGCTAGAGGCGCGATTAATCCTCACTTCCTCGTCGCTTCGCTCCTGCGTCGCTGCGGTCTCTAAAAACGTTAGCTTCCTAACGGAAGTACCAGTAAAACCAAGACAATTTAAGTTTCTAAACTGTAGGGTGGGGCGCATCCAAACAGTATAATCAACGCTTTTGGAGAGAACACCCTCTGGAGCTAAAAGAACTCGTTTCTGGAAGTTGTAAGGTGTCTCGATGAATTAAGAATCCAACGCGCTTTTAGCCGTTGGAGCGTCAAAACCGTTTACCTATGATCCCGGTGCGTTAGGCAGCGAAGAAGTTGAAATTGACGTTCAATACTGTGGCATTTGTCATAGTGATGTCAGTATTGTTGATAATGATTGGGGCGTTTCTCAATATCCGGTAGTTCCCGGTCATGAAGTCGTCGGGACAGTTGCTGCTGTCGGTGATACGGTTCAAAATCTTGCGATTGGCGAACAAGTGGGCTTAGGCTGGTTTTCGAGTTCTTGCATGAGTTGCGAGTGGTGCTTATCTGGTGACCATAATCTTTGTCATGATTCTGAACAAACCATTGTTGGACGCTACGGCGGCTTTGCCGATAAGGTACGGGCTCATCAAAACTGGGTGTTTCGTCTTCCCGAAGGTTTAAATCCCGAAACTGCAGGACCGTTATTTTGTGGCGGAATTACCGTTTTTAACCCGATTGTGCAGTTAAATATCAAAAGCAGCGATCGCGTTGGCGTGATTGGTATCGGTGGCTTAGGTCACATGGCACTGCAATTTTTGAAAGCATGGGGCTGTGAAGTCACTGCCTTTTCTGGAAGTGCTGAAAAAGAAACTGAAGCCCGCAACTTGGGGGCGCATCATTTTGTTAATTCTCGCGATCCAGAAGCGGTGAAAGCGGTGAAAAGCAGCTTTGATGTCATTCTCTCTACTGTTAATGGAGATTTAGATTGGGAAACCTATATGGCTGCATTGCGTCCTCGCGGTCGTCTTCATTTTCTGGGTGTACCGCCCAATCCTATTGCCGTGCAAATGTTTTCGTTACTTTTTGGACAAAAATCCATTTCTGCCAGTCCAGTGGGTAGCCCAGGCGTAACAAAACAAATGCTAGAATTTCTCGCCCGTAAACAACTAGAACCAATGGTCGAATTTTATCCGTTTGACAAAGTGAACGAAGCAATGGATCAACTTCGCCATGGCAAACCCCGCTACCGTATTGTTTTAAAACGTTAACTGTTTAATCATCAGGTGGGCCCCACCACCTGAGTTCTTAATTAGAATTTTTTGCATTATTAATAAAAATTAAAGTATTACAGCCTGTCTTTTGCTTCTTGATTTGATTTGTCCTATCTTCTAAAGGGCGATTTCAATGTGAATATCAATGATCAAAAAAATCATCGTCTCTCTAATCTTAGGATGCTATCTTTTTCTGGCTTCTCCCGCTCATGCTGATCCAAATGGCAAACAAATTTTTCAAGCGAATTGTGCCGTTTGTCATGCTAATGGTGCTAACCGGATTGTGGCTAATAAAACTCTGAAAAAAGATGCATTGGCGCAGTATAATATGGACTCTAAAGAGGCAATCGTCATGCAAATCAAACAGGGAAAAAGTGCGATGCCTGCTTTTCTAGGACGACTGAATGAATCACAAATTGAAGTGGTTGCTGAATATGTTTTAAGCCAAGCTGAAAAGGGATGGTAAGTCGTGTCGGGTGCATTATTGAAATTAATGCACCTTATTTATCTTTAAATCTGTTAGATAAAGCATTAGAAAATAGCGTTATTTTTATAATATTTAAACCTTTGCGTCACCTGGTTTACGAGAACAAGAATCAGAGTTAATGGAAACAGTCTATCGCGCGATCGCGCAAGCCATTGACCCCAATGCTCAAGAGTATATCCGTAAACACGCCGCGAATAAAGAGCACTATTGAATCTCTCTTGTTTGGTCGCCGCAGAACTTTCATTACCGTTAGCCCTTCCGTGCAACAAGTCTTACCTGAATTAAGATAAGGAGGGAGAAAAAAACAGGTCATATAATTTTTGTATCCATAACTGAGTTATTAATGAGAATTTCTATGAAAGCACGTTAGAATAACTACTTATTCGCGCATCGTTGGCACCATTTTCCCCCGTGACTTCCTATGCAAATTCTTCACGGCACTTGGATTCCCGAGACTGGCAATCCGTTTATTCAAACCGGTCAATTTTATCTGTGGGTTGAAACAACGCAAAAAAAGACATTTCGTCAACCTCAGCAACGTCACCCTTGGCAACTGACAAAATCGGACTTAGCCACTCTATTAACCAGTGAATTAGGAATTAAACCGCCTGAATTTCATACGCTAGAAGAACTGATTGAACCGCGTTACTTTTTACTCCCAACTATTGACGATCAGCCGCTTCCGTCTTTAGAGTTATCCCGCTATTTAGAAACTGAACTTCCAGATTCCTTTGACTGGCAATATTGGCAGGTTGATAGTTATTCGACTCTATCTCTAACCAAAACTGGCACGAATCGGAAGAACTGGGTGAATTCAGTGATTCCTCTCCTTAATGACCTTCATTTCATTACCTTGCATCGCCTCAGTGAAATTCAAATGGGGTCAGATTTATTATTTTGGTTTCATTTCACCCAAGCCCTGAAACAGATTATTCTTAAAGATCAATATATTCCAGCGTTGAAATATCGGGAGTTAAAACCGCAAAAGAAAACCAGCAGCAAGTCTAAGCGTAAGTCTAAAACTGCTACTCCATTTGAAATTTATCCCGGTTGGGAATTGATTGGAGAAGAGTATGAAACCTTACTGAATGAATCCGTTGAGTCAATGCCGTTGATGTGCGCTGCGGGATTCGCCGAACCACCAGAAACGCCACAGTTTTATGATCGCGCTTCTCTCCTCCATCACTTTTCGGAATGCTTACTCACCGAAATTGTCACCCATACTTACACCACGAAAGGGTTCGAGAAACAGATTGCCGATTCAATCCTTGAAGATTGCTTAAACCGAGCGAATGGAGGTACCTATTGGACTTCTAATGATGCTTTAGAACAGTATAAACAATGGCAAACTTGGCGCGATCGCGTTGTTTCCACGCATACCAGTCAAGCCTTTTACCTGTATTTCCATTTGCAAGAACCCCCAAAACCAGAAGATTCTTGGATTTTAGAATTTCAAGTTGCCCCGAAATCTGACCCCTCCCTACGAGTTTCCCTCAATGATTATTGGCGGATGCGCCCGGATCAACAAGAACCAATGAAACAGCAATTAGGGGAGGAGTTTGAAAAACATCTACTGTTGAACTTGGGTTATGCTGCGCGCATTTACCCGGATCTGTGGCGAGGACTCGAAACAGACCAACCGGTCGGTATTTTTCTCAACCTTGATGGCGCGTTCAACTTTCTCAAAGAATCGGCTTGGGTGTTAGAAAATGCCGGTTATAAAGTGATTGTTCCGGCTTGGTGGACACCGCAAGG
The sequence above is drawn from the Cyanobacteria bacterium GSL.Bin1 genome and encodes:
- a CDS encoding glutamate-5-semialdehyde dehydrogenase yields the protein MVASQTTPDALSDLAQQTQKAAQQLAVLSTAQRNQALSAIAQALTTHQDEIVAANATDCEQAKKDGIPEALQARLKLDRTKLQSAIAGVTDVANLPDPIGATQIHRELDTDLILKRISCPVGVLGVIFEARPDALIQITSLAIKSGNGVILKGGKEALNSCQTLTKVIHEALATTDVPPEVVQLLTTRGEIQELLSLDHYVDLIIPRGSNSFVRFIQENTRIPVLGHADGICHIYVDEAVDIEQAVTITVDSKTQYPAACNALETLLVHRAVAKDFLPQLEKAITEKGVTLRGDERTREILPQIETATVEDWSTEYGGLVLAVKVVDNAEAAMAHINTYGSRHTEAILTENAQLAQTFLNQVDAAGVFHNCSTRFSDGFRYGFGAEVGISTQKMPPRGPVGLEGLVTYKYQVTGNGHIAETYSGETPQPFTHKDL
- a CDS encoding alcohol dehydrogenase catalytic domain-containing protein; the protein is MDVQYCGICHSDVSIVDNDWGVSQYPVVPGHEVVGTVAAVGDTVQNLAIGEQVGLGWFSSSCMSCEWCLSGDHNLCHDSEQTIVGRYGGFADKVRAHQNWVFRLPEGLNPETAGPLFCGGITVFNPIVQLNIKSSDRVGVIGIGGLGHMALQFLKAWGCEVTAFSGSAEKETEARNLGAHHFVNSRDPEAVKAVKSSFDVILSTVNGDLDWETYMAALRPRGRLHFLGVPPNPIAVQMFSLLFGQKSISASPVGSPGVTKQMLEFLARKQLEPMVEFYPFDKVNEAMDQLRHGKPRYRIVLKR
- a CDS encoding c-type cytochrome produces the protein MKKIIVSLILGCYLFLASPAHADPNGKQIFQANCAVCHANGANRIVANKTLKKDALAQYNMDSKEAIVMQIKQGKSAMPAFLGRLNESQIEVVAEYVLSQAEKGW